Proteins encoded in a region of the Penaeus vannamei isolate JL-2024 chromosome 30, ASM4276789v1, whole genome shotgun sequence genome:
- the LOC113824048 gene encoding uncharacterized protein — protein sequence MRSLVLVSVVLGVALGAPQGFPLDTPEVSAARQAFIAEYNRLAELAAAAPDIHIYHEDPRDRLQRLKTTAPLAPTHGAPAFNDYSFSASLGNNQQFVPGPNTFPAGHLAGHLAGHQAPAQPAPAPAPAPTFAPAPTFAPAPHRFQATEAPVARWTGPVADTVPAGLGGRTSETESVAAARDAHFRAHAAALGQLAQF from the exons ATGCGTTCCCTT GTGCTCGTGAGTGTAGTCCTGGGCGTGGCCCTCGGCGCCCCCCAAGGATTTCCTCTTGACACTCCTGAAGTATCGGCGGCGCGACAGGCCTTCATCGCGGAGTACAACCGCCTCGCCGAGCTCGCCGCGGCGGCACCCGACATCCACATCTACCACGAGGACCCCCGCGACCGCCTCCAGCGCCTGAAGACCACCGCCCCCCTCGCGCCCACCCACGGCGCCCCCGCCTTCAACGACTACTCCTTCTCCGCCAGCCTCGGCAACAACCAGCAGTTCGTCCCCGGACCCAACACCTTCCCCGCCGGCCACCTCGCCGGCCACCTCGCCGGCCACCAGGCCCCTGCCcagcccgcccccgcccccgcccccgcccccaccttcgcccccgcccccaccttcGCCCCCGCCCCTCACCGCTTCCAGGCCACCGAGGCGCCCGTGGCCCGCTGGACCGGCCCCGTAGCGGACACCGTGCCCGCTGGCCTCGGCGGACGCACCTCGGAGACCGAGTCCGTGGCCGCCGCCAGGGACGCCCACTTCAGGGcccacgccgccgccctcggccaGCTCGCTCAGTTCTAA